The genomic stretch AAGGCCGGTCTCGGAATGAGCTCGGGTGCTCTCGTCGATCCACGCTTCGGGAATGATCTGCCGGTTTGCCCAGCGTCCACGCTGGAGGATGAGCTGCCCGAAACGCGCCCGGTCGCGGGCCGACATCCTGAACGTGTAGCAGGGGTGAATCGAGAACTGCCGCTGTTCGAAGTACTCGCAACGGGAGACCCGGAAGTCCTGCATGCCGACCCGGCGGGCAATCCTTCTCTTGAACTCCTTGAAGATGTCCCGGCCGGTCTGCTGGCGGAAGATCGTCCCCAGGGCGTTGAAGTCCCAGTTGTTGTAGTACCAGAAGGTTCCCGCGGCATGCGAGCCGCGCTCGGGCCGCTCGTCCCTCATCCCCTGAGTTTCGCACGCGGCCTCATGGTAGACGCCCGACCGCGCCTTGATCAGGTCGGAAACCGTGGCCCGCCTCTCTTCTCGAGTGAGGGGCGGGTCGTCGTCGATCCC from bacterium encodes the following:
- a CDS encoding serine hydrolase, whose product is MSRRPRIVVLVGLLVLSALAPPSALEAAGEDWPRYETPEEAGFSSARLAEAESYWRGLEAASVASFFLVYKGRVLAAYGSESYNYWCHSVRKSLLSTLYGIHVEKENIDLESTIEELGIDDDPPLTREERRATVSDLIKARSGVYHEAACETQGMRDERPERGSHAAGTFWYYNNWDFNALGTIFRQQTGRDIFKEFKRRIARRVGMQDFRVSRCEYFEQRQFSIHPCYTFRMSARDRARFGQLILQRGRWANRQIIPEAWIDESTRAHSETGL